Proteins encoded within one genomic window of Setaria italica strain Yugu1 chromosome IV, Setaria_italica_v2.0, whole genome shotgun sequence:
- the LOC101780539 gene encoding uncharacterized protein LOC101780539 encodes MEFLPDGAHVRLRNRMHGAYLHADEDGVGVSLSPRRASLNTAWRVHRVRRGGDDYVLLHSAAYGRYLALSPQRVSLVYAGHAAVQGAYDAPEQVDVLWEAVRVADAAADVLMLHVSNRLLRAAPWNPALPSPVYVDIDNAGTVMQWVIEAIPLRQAPPALQGPTELPRGVVLWRTIVYMKADSQGKVDPLSRRTYGFSGRSLFHLTGDLANQLRLQFRSITLCVRAGSQGRLTPLVIDLPADERTMEVVVFTNGSSASALQHPNVDAM; translated from the exons ATGGAGTTCCTCCCCGACGGGGCGCACGTGCGGCTGCGGAACCGCATGCACGGCGCGTACCTCCACGCCGACGAGGACGGGGTCGGCGTCTCCCTGAgcccgcgccgcgcctcccTGAACACGGCGTGGCGGGTGCACCGggtccggcgcggcggcgacgactacGTCCTCCTCCACAGCGCCGCCTACGGCCGGTACCTCGCGCTCTCGCCCCAGCGGGTGTCGCTGGTCTacgccggccacgccgccgtccAGGGCGCCTACGACGCGCCGGAGCAGGTCGACGTCCTCTGGGAGGCCGTCAGGGtggcggacgccgccgccgacgtcctcATGCTCCACGTCTCgaaccgcctcctccgcgccgccccctggAACCCCGCCTTGCCCTCCCCCGTCTACGTCGACATCGACAACGCGGGCACGGTGATGCAGTGGGTGATCGAGGCCATCCCCCTGAGACAGGCGCCGCCGGCCCTTCAAGGCCCAACCGAG CTTCCCCGTGGAGTGGTGTTGTGGCGAACAATCGTATACATGAAGGCGGATAGCCAAGGAAAGGTCGACCCGCTCTCCAGGAGAACGTACGGGTTCTCCGGCCGGTCCTTGTTCCACCTGACGGGCGACCTGGCGAACCAACTGCGCTTACAGTTCCGCAGCATCACGCTGTGCGTGCGGGCCGGCTCGCAGGGGCGGTTGACTCCTCTGGTCATAGACCTGCCTGCCGACGAGCGGACCATGGAGGTCGTCGTCTTCACCAACGGGTCATCAG